In Gracilinanus agilis isolate LMUSP501 chromosome 1, AgileGrace, whole genome shotgun sequence, the sequence tgttttctaaaatatttatataagttGCCTTTGTGGCATCAACttattggaaattgaagggattctcATCAGCATGGTAACagctaaacaaaatgtggtatatggtTATGATATAATACTAccgcaccataagaaatgatgaataagttaattaaaggaaatggaaaaatttacATGAAGTTAGGATGAGTGAAACgatgagaaccaagagaacattctataaagcatcagaaatattgtttgatgaataACAGGTCTTAGATGTCAtctgaagagaaaataagagaagtcTGTCAATGCTCAAATATAGCCACTAAGTCATTGTGACTTTCTGGTGATAGCTAAAGCTATTAGAGTATTGTAGTACAGGTAGGTGGTCCCATAGCTCAAAATCAGTTGCAAGTCACGTTAGTGAGAAAAGGATACTTTTAATTGTAAGTATGGGGAAAGGACTATGATTTTGTGTCAGAACAAGGTTACCAAAGTAGACATTAAATATAAGTTCATTTAATtattgatactttaaaaaaaaaagacattctgcGTTTGGGAGCACTGGGTGGTTTGGCCATGATTAAAGAGCCAGCATAAAATGGAGTTCCAAATAGCTCCAAATGATCAACTGATCCACAAAAATTTAACCAGCACTCTGAATTAACAAGAGACATAACTGTGGATGGATccaactttctttgtctatcaatcggcaacttttaaattaataaaccAACTTAACATTAACATAAATTAATCAACCCTACTTAACACTGAGAAGGGAGTTCACAAGCCACTTACtaaaatgggtgacaactccaaaggTTACTGCCAACCCCCTTGGGcggtgctaggcaaattgaaagactgcaattggttcccataaagtggaggaagaaaaaggaagtgatGTGAGAAAAGGCATATATAAAGTCtagaacttcctgtccaaggaacCTTGGCTTTTGGACTTCTCCTTTGAGCCTTGGCTTGGGCTGCTCTTTGGATCTTCAGCTTAGACtgggactttggctcttggactgcttctgggaggactgctcctggatcatctcctttggagtttgtcttgggtgagtgagtagctctGGAGATATTAGTTCTGGAGAGACCTTCCCCTCCTGGAGGAGGCCATGTTGGTGAAACCCTTGTTCAAGACACCCCCATGTCCTCTGGCTGAGGTTTAACGAGTCCTGCCAGGGCTGAGCTTGACACAGGAGCAACATTtggtgtgataggctagacattttctctaccctcttcttacatttctctactttcactctttctacctctttgtaaataaagctactgaaagtcattttgacttgaactattatatttttaaatcagcaaccacaatataattttagaattctcatatacttagtcaaaccctaaatttaatttcttacataaCCATACCCTTCACTCAGACTTTCTATCAAAAGCTctgaggacactaatacactactggtggaaccctgaactgatccaaacattttggacaATTATCTGGAATTATAGACAAAAGAGTTATAAATCTGCATATACCTTATGATCTAGTATATCTAGATCATATGCTATTAGGTTTAATTCCTAAGGCgatcatggaaaaaggaaaggctcctttattttctaaaatatttatattagttatctttgtggtggcaaggtaCTGGAACTGAAGTGATGCTCTATAGGGTAACAGGttaaaaattatggtatatgattgtgatagaatactactgcaccatgagaaatgatgaacaaatgaatgaaaggaaatggaaagagctACAAGGTGTTATGCTGAGTGAAATGAGTGAAACCAAGAAAACATTCTATACAGCatcagaaatactgtttgaagaaggacttgtgtatatccacctccaAAGGAAGAATTGATAtttgaaataaaggagaaatggTTCTACacttaaatatatctttttaccaaatgatgctttctctaatggagGCTAGAGATGGAGGTAGGAAGTAATCTGGGCATTTTAGTATAATAATAggttagtaaatatttttttaatcacttaaaGCTCAATTCCTGTCAATTCCTCAGTAGGGAATTCTCCTCCATAATAAACCTGGAGGAAACCTTAATAGCTCAGTTGATGAAGAGTTAGACTTAAAGATGAAAGGTCTCatgttcaaatctttttttttaaaccattacctttcgtcttggagtcaatactgtgtattggctccaaggcagaagagcggtaagagcaggcaatgggggttaagtgacttgcccagagtcacacaactgggaagtgtctgagaccagatttgaacctaggacctcctgtctctaggcttggctttcaatccactgagctacccaactgttcaaatcttgactgagacacttaggagctgtgtgacctggtagaaatcacttaaccacaactGCCTAGCATTTGCTACTCTTCCGCCTGGGGACTGAAACCAAATAGCAGTTCTAAGAatataaaggtttaaaatagTAAACTTGCATCTCCTTACAGTGGAGGAGGCTGAGAGCTGGAATAACTAACTTCATATGAGTGGTCAACCTAAGATCAGAAGCCACAGATAGATAGTATAAGGGGAGCTGGATTTAAATCTTACTTTTTCAGAATCCTATTTGTGTGAATTCCTGAAAGACATTTCGGTTAGGCCTTAgcttcctccactgtaaaaggaGGGTCATGGACTTGGTTATCTTTAATGTGTATGTGTGCTACAAATATGCCTCCAATTTATCAAACCAGGACATAAGGGTTCCTTTTCCAATGCCACAATTATTTGTCCACATACAAAGGCAGAAGTGAGGGTGACACATGCCTATATGGACTCCCattatgaaaagaataaaagaaagctCATTCTCAAAAATAGTTGCCAATCCACCAAAGACTCCATCTTATCCAGGGAgaatttattattaggaaaagaaCTATAATGAGAAAAGATCATCAAGAATAGACATTTTTCAGGATAATGAAGTATCTGTGTTGGGAAACTTTGGGGTATAATTGCTGGAACTTTTTGCTTTAAACTTTGATAAAGCATTTAGAAGAGGGACtaaaaagtgaattctataaatgcaacaatattttaaaacaaatatttaaggtTGGGAAAGCATTACAAATATAATTGCATTTTATCATTGTAGCAGCCCTAAAAGGAAGGTATTATTCGTTTTTAGTTATTAATTCcatttaacagaagaagaaattcccTCAAtaacttatctgtaaaatgggaatgttaatagcatttacctcatggggttcttatgaggatcaaatgagataatcattgtagAGTACTTGgaacaatacctggcacatactaggtgctaTAAAAATACTAACGATCATTATCACTTATAAGGATGAATGTTGGGGAAGAATCAGTGAGCACACATGCAATATGAATATAGATAGACTGAGGCACCGTAGTGTTCTACTGGAAAAGATAAAAGCTAAGAAATAGCATGATCTCGGTCTTCCAAGTTATAAAGCTAATGGACACAGTGGAACTGGGCTTAATCACCTTGGAGGCCACACCAGAGTGGCTGTGATTATATCCTGAGGGTCATGTTCTACCCTCTATGTCTGAATGGCCTGATTGGAATTCTTTTGTCTGTTTCCCAGGTTTGAGAATAGGGagaatttttaaacataaatacAATGAGATGCTTCTTGTCCCCTACAGATATGAAGCATTGTATGAAGTGTCCCAAAGATGAGCATCCCAATAAGGAAAGAGATCCCTGCCTCCCCAAAGCCTTCACCTTCCTGGATATCAAAAAACCTCTGGGAATGGGTCTAGCCTGAGtggctcttttcttctctgtgctGACAGCTCTGATTCTCAGTGTTTGTGTAGTTTCGTGATACATCCATAGTGAAAGCCAATAACAGGGCCCTCAGCTAcactctcctcatctctctcaCCTTGTGTTTCCTCTGCTCCTTGCTCTTCATTGGCCGTCCCACTGCAGCCACCTGCCTCCTCCGACAAACAACTTTGGGGCTTGTCTTCACTGTGGCTGGTTCTTCCATTTTAGCAAAAACCATTCTGGTACTTCTGACCTTCAAGGTTACAATACCAGGGAGCAAGAGTAAGGTATGGCTGCAACCTAGAGTGTCCTAATGTATTGTAGTCCTTTGTTCTGGCATTCAAGTGACTTTGTGTGGCATCTGGCTGGGAATGTCTCCTCCCTTCCCAGACACAGACATGCATTCTGAACCCAATCAGATCATCATTGAATGCAATGAGGGATGTCTTTGGTTTCTACTGTGTCTTGGGCTACATTGGATTCCTAGCTCTGGGCAACTTCATGGTGGCTTTCTTGGCCAGGAGCCTGCCTGGCACCTTCAATGAGGACGACTTCATCCCTTTCAGCATGCTGGTGTTCTGCAGAGTGTGTGTCTCCTTCCTGCCCACATAGCAGAGCACCAAAGGCAAAGCCATGGTGGTGGTGGAGATCTTCTCCATCCTGGTCTCCAGTGCTGGCTTACTGGGCTGCATCTTTATTCCCACATGTTATGTGATCTTGCTGAGACCCAATGAGAACACTCAGGAATGTATAAGAAATAAATCAAACTGCAAGAGTCAGAAGCATTTGACTTGAGAAACAGAAAGGATCCATGGAACCATACTGACCCAATCTGGTGACTGAGTTCTGGCTGAGTGACTAGCTCACTTGCCTTGTTATCCAATTATGTGTCTAGTCCAAATTTTTTCCTAGgagaaaaattttcaattttggcAACTGAGAAAAAACCATGTTACATTGTTTGAACCCTGTAATACTGGGAAAGTGGACCACCTATACtgcctatatatgtatgtataggttCTACAGAGACCCATTGCCATATACCTAAGTTACCTTGACCAGAAATGGAGGCACATCCTAAGACTGATGTAAGGAGTTTCCTCATTATTAGTCATCTCAGAGAACCTATATACTTTATCTTAAAACTGAACACATCCTgctaaattaattattattttcttgttaaTCTGATTATAAACAGACACTTGGAAGGAGTTGAACACCTCTTCTCTGACTTCAGGAAGTTGCCCTTTTCCACTCTCCCTCTCCTGATATGGAAGTCCCTAATGTATCACTGAATTACAAATCAGACTGCTTACAATGTacagtttctttttaattaatcttatataattgttttttaaatatataaacgTATATATTCCCTTGTGGTTAAAGTCTAGCTCTAGGAGAGGACCTTTTCCTGATTTGTTAAGCCACTGacatcatttatttaataaatggacAAGCTTACCAAATCAACCCTTTgtttaaacatttatttcttcttttgttccttaCATCTGGAACATTGAATCAGAATTCCTTTACAAGTAGAAGAGGTTCTTAAGAAATGACCTGTATTATATAGGGATATCTATGTTTTATGGATTTTAGAACATCTGAATCCTACCTACTTGTACACTTCACTGAAACTTTCCCCCAATTTCTATGGTTTTGTTAGTGAGAGCACCCTATTAAATCCTCTTTTCTGAAGATTTTGAAAATGTCCCCTTTTATCCTTCTATTTTTTGTGCCACTCATTTAATGCTCACTTTGATATCACTAatatcctccatttctttatctgtcattGATAAGGCCATCAACATTCCAGCCTGGATGGTTGAATCAATCAAATGccctatcaataaacatttattcttgttgttcactcatttcagttttgtctgattcATCCTGGCCCCACTTGGGTTCTCCATATCCTTTTTCAAAGgtaattttatagatgtggatATTGAGGTAAATATGCTTCATGGCATGGTAGGCAGGGCTGTCCCTTTGCAAGGGATGGGGTAAAATCCCATTACATGAAATCTCCCCTTCTAGAAGCAAGTATGCTAACTCCTGTTGCACACACTTAGAGTCCTTTAATTGCTCATCCTCTGAGGTTCAGGCCTCCTGTGAAAGctcaaaagtcaaaagaaaattcTGAGAAGAAAATCATAGACCTATCTCCTAaatgaatactgatgcaaaattttaaaataaaatcctagtATGAAGATTATAGCAATACCTTATGAGGATCATTCATATAAGCAGGTGGGTTTTGTACCAGGAATTCAGAGTTGGTTCTGTTGTAGGCAAacttataaaatatgataaatagatagatttaAGTGTAGACAGAAATATTGCCAAGCAGGGTGGCATGAGCTGAACTTTCCGTGAAGCCTTAAAATACAGGAGTGTGTGTGACACAGGGCTCTGGGAAGAAGGTCTGTGTGTTGAACTCTCAAAAGCATCACCAGGATATCATCTACTCTGTGGGCAAGTACAGGCTGGAGTTTGGGATTACAGATTTGGAGGGTGGACTTCAATTTCTGTATAAACTCACTGTTTGTTACCTACTGGAATTACTGGCTGATTATCATCTTGGAGCTTGGGACATCTGAGACCATTGCTGGAGGGACAAGGACCCAAGGAGTGAGACCCCATCCTGCTTTGCTTGGATCTAGTTAGTGTTAGGGTTTTAGTGTAGAAATACATTTCCCTTGACTCTGGTCCATAGTTAACCCCAGTTAAGGAATCCCTGTTTACCCATCTCCCTAACttctttactttaataaattGTCTCCTGCTTCTTGTCTGTTCTCCTTAAGCCTAGAAGTACCTTAGTTAAATTATATAAGGTTTTATTGTAATTCCCCAGCTGACTGGAGTCTGGCTCACTGCTTAACAGATTTAACTGCCATTCTTCCATATAGGTGTTACTCATTTCCCATGTCCTGTGTTTGTGGTTGTAAAGGTGATTCCCCATTGGTATTTGTTCTTAAGTCAGTTATCCCTTGGCCAAGgagtcctccttctcctctttctctaaacccagtgaACTCAGAATTTAATGTTTGCCCATAAAAGTTCAACATTGGGAAAATCATCACCACaattgatcatattaataacaaaatcgTCAAAAACCAtgtggttatctcaatagatgtgcaaaaagcttttgacaaaattcagCCCCTCCCCATTCCTATAAACATCCCACAGAACACAGcaataaatggaacattcctcaaaataacaAATTGCCTTCTAGTTAAAATGATTCCCAAATATTATCTGCAATCAGGATAAACTAGAAGCCCTCCTAGTATGATCAGGGCCGAATCAAAGATGCCCATGACCTCCACTCTTTTCAATACTGTAAGAGAATTGCTAGCTAGAGCACtaagagaaggagaaatgaaggaatCAAATTAGGCCACGAGGACATAAAACTATCACTATTCTCAGGTAATATGTGATATAGAGAATCAAACAGAAAGTAGTAAAAACAATTAGCAACTTGATCAAAGTtgtagaataaaaaaaggaaaccacAGAAACCATCAGaatttctctatactaccaatcAAGTCCAACaggaagatatagaaagagaaattccattgatTAAGTGTAGACAATATAAATACCACTGGGAGTCcactgccaagacaaacccaggaactgtTGATTTGCTACCataaaattctctgaagactgTATATTAACCTGTCATTCTTTATTGATAAAggctagagggagagagagaaaagatccCATGATCACCTGGCTGGGTCTAACTAAAAATGGATTCCATGCTCCCCTGGCTCATGCCTCAAGCACTGGCATCAACTCAAGCAGCTGACCACAACATAAACCAGTGTGTGCCAACCATTAAATGctccagagaagggagagggagcagtTGGATGAAAAAGGCCAGGGTTtgaaatctgcctcagacacttcccagcgctGTGCTCTTTGATAAATCCCATCACTTCTTTGAACCTCTTTCTTCCCCCTGCCCAGTAAAAGGGAGATCATAAAAACAGGGTTTTGTGAGGCTCAGATGAGGTCATACAtgtgaagtgctttataaactctAGAAATGATATCTCCAAATGTTTGAAGATTAGATATGGAAAGGTTGAAGAGGAAAATGGATTAAAGTGTCAGAGATGTAGATTCCAACCTGAAATGAAAATATGTTAACAGAGTTGATTCAAAATGCAATGAATTTTCCCAGGAGGTGGTGATGTGGCCACCCATGAGTTTTTAATTGGAGACAGAGATTATATGGGGGTTGGGAATCTCAAATTCTCTTTGAAATATGGCTTAGACTAAATGCCTTCTAAAGTTTTGTATAAGGACAGAGTCAAATGGCCACTTGGAAGCAGCAAAAGCCACGTCCTCTGTGataacccttccacaccaatcaaaaaccaAGTGCTTTGAGGGGGCAGAAAAATCAAAtccaacaacaggacagagctggggggcCCTCCTGCTGGATTCAAGTTAAAAGGTACAAAAAGAAGACTGAATTCTcgagtttaaggaaaaggaagaaggaaggtcccaggacccctgCCCAAACTACTGCTGAGTCTCTGGCAGTCGCTGGAACTTTGGGGTAATGGCTCCAGCCTGGAGGTAATGCCTTGCTGCCACAACTGTGACAGCCTCAAGGCAatgaccacagctggcagggaggcagctggaggagaggctcAGACAGGAGAGCCAGGTCCCAGCCAccactctccatcttgggcctcagcttctggaggttttggcctcagggcacatccagctccacAGATAAGCTCCATGCCCAGattaatctagtctatcaatagggcagataacaCCCTTCCCCCATAGACTGCACTGAGTGTTGGGGTAAGAATCTGACagggatcccagggcaaaggctgatAGAATGCCTTGTTAACAGGGCAGGAAGCCCAGCCCCCTTCAGTCTGcacaccttcacctacaccttcagcttctgctgccagctggggaagatctgacctcagggctcattagtACTCCAAAAGCCTAATCTAGCCAGTCAGCAGAGTAGAGAAgcagccccttcaggacagaatagcccaatctcacagatccagcaaataaacagaggagcaagattagTCAATGacagggggaaaaggaaaaaatatgaggaaacaataggaaaagaaaaaagaaattacaatcaacagcttctatccaggtaatgaacaaagagcagaTGGAACACCAAGCtttaaaaatgcagaaactccagcaaatttgacacaggctttggaagaatggAACTTCCTTATAACTCAAATACTCACTTCTCTTAGACAGTCACTTGTGTTATGATAGGCTGTTGGAGTCAGCAAAATTTCAAGTTTTGGGGGAAACCATTGTGAAGGGAGATTTCTGCTCTTAAATATGGACTGTATCTGATGACCATGGATGGACTTTTCACTTCTGATATTCTGTTTTAAGTCTCTACTGCTCAATTACTGGGATAGGAAGAGGAATTGTAAATAATTCGTGGCCAAAGAGAATACCTACAAGAGACTACTTTGCACCTGAAATTGTGCCAGGTTAGGACTGCATTGGCCAAGGTTAGCAAAAGAGGTTTACGGGGAATATCATGGTTAACAGCATTAGACCTTGAATCAAGAAAACTCAGTAAAAATATTGCTAAGGCACTTATAAGCTTTGTGATTTACTTCCTCAtcaatgaaatgggaataatgttACCTCCTTCACAGGGTAGTTTTGGggatcaagtgagaaaatatatACAGTGTTTTGCAAGcataaatgtttttcttatttttgttactACACATGTGAGTCCATTAAGACTACGGGTCTTGAAGCCTCTTGGCCTGTTATAGCTGAGAGGTACTAGTCTCACCCCTTCACAGTGACTTCTGCCTGAAGCCCAGAATCACTGTAGAGACAATTATACCTGATGTAATTACATGTGTCAGCCTCAGAGTCCATTCAGACACTTGctgacacatgaaaaaatgttctaaatctcttataattacagaaattcaaatcaagacaactctgaggtaccacctcacaggtAGTAgactagctaacatgacagcaaataaaaataataaatgtaggagatgtggcaaaattaggacacatgcattgctagtggaattTTGAATTGATTTGGACATTCTGGATAGCAATAGGTTTAGAAGTTTTTAAAACTGAAGTATTTAATTCTACATATTGTTGCAAAGCaaattttaacttgttttcacTTTTAACCTTAGTTGTATTAGTTTTGTACAGTTTTGAActcaatacaataaaaaaatcacCTGTTATATGCCTCATAATATCATCTAttttcatttggtcataaattcttccattatcaATAAATTGATCTGAAAGGTAAGCTATTCTactttcccttgattttcttatgGGATCACTTAATGACTAACTCAAATGCCCATTCAGACCTCATATTAGAACTTATGATGTAGTGGAGCAAATTAGTTTGAGTAAGGTTAGAGCTTCATGTGAATGCCTGTGATTTCTGTGATGTATAGTATAAGAGGCAAAATTACAAGAGTGATAGTAAATTAATCTTGTTTAatctaaggtagaagaaaaagatgaaaaaataggagACACACTTTCCCAACAATCCATTTAACTTGTTATTCTGTGGCCGCCATTAGGACATCCTAGCCATTCTCACAGGTAAGTCCAGCCAGCAACAAAAGACCTTGGATATCTGCTCTTGCTTCACTTTATCAAGCTTTTTCTCTGCCCACTAATTCATAAATCTCATCTCAAGGGCTAaccatggcttttttttttgtcctggactgcccaggggggcagtctGGGAGCATGGTAGAAGATACCACCCTGACCCTATCTTGGAATCCCTTAACAATATTGCTGCCTATTTCTTGCTGCCATTGTCTCCTCACCAAATGGTCTCCATCTCACAATTCTTCCCTGAGTCAGGTTCAGGCTTACACAAGATATACATCCCCAGAAAGGCAGGAGGGAAAATTTTCCTCATACAAAGCAAGACTGGGGCTGCATGTTAACATCTTTCCACATAGCTGGTACTCTCAAGTTTCCTCcctagtgtggattctctgatgtacagcaagattgggAAAATtcctgaatgcctttccacactgcttacattcataaggtttctcaccagtgtggattctctgatgtctaacaAGATGGGAGTTCtgactgaatgcctttccacactgcctacattcataaggtttctccccagtgtggattctctgatgtttagcaagagtGGAGCTATGATtgaatgtttttccacattgcttacataaataaggtttctccccagtgtggattctctcatgTTGAGCAAGAGTGGAATTATGATtgaatgtttttccacattgcttacataAATAAGGTTtatccccagtgtggattctctgatgtatagcaagaGTGTGACTATAATTGAATGTTTTTCCGCATTGCTTACATaaataaggtttctccccagtgtggattctctgatgtatagcaagaGTGGGAAAATTCCTGAATGCCTTTCTACACTGcttacactcataaggtttctcaccagtgtggattttctgatgtctAACAAGATGGGAGCTCCAagtgaatgcctttccacacagcctacattcataaggtttctccccagtgtggattttctgatgttgaGCAAGAGTGGAACTATGattgaatgcctttccacactgcctacattcataaggtttctccccagtgtggattctctgatgtttagcaagagtGGAACAGTGATTGAATGTTTTTCCACAGTGCTTACATaaataaggtttctccccagtgtggattctctgatgtgtagcaagACTGTAGCTCTGAATGAATTCCTTTCCACAATGcttgcatttataaggtttctccccagtgtggattctttgatgtgtAGCAAGACTGTAGCTCTGAATGTATTCCTTTCCACAGTGcttgcatttataaggtttctccccagtgtgtaTTCTCTGATGGTTAGCAAGAGTGGAACTGTGATTGAATGTTTTTCCACAGTGCTTGCATAAATAAGGTTTCTCCCCTGTGTGGATTCTAagatgtacagcaagattggtACTCCtactgaatgcctttccacactgcttgcatgtataaggtttctccccagtgtggattctctgatggttAGCAAGAGTGGAACTATGATTAAATGATTTCCCACATTGCTTGCATaaataaggtttctccccagtgtggattctcagaTGTATAGCAAGATGGGTGCTCtcactgaatgtctttccacactgcttgcatttaTGAGGTTTCTCCCCAATGTGggttctctgatgtttagcaagaatGGAACTATGATGGAATGTTTTTCCACATTGATTGCATaaataaggtttctccccagtgtggattctaagatgtacagcaagattggtGCTCCTACTGAATGCCCTTTCACATTGCTTGCATTTATgtggtttctccccagtgtggattctctgatgaacaGCAAGATTAGAGATGAAACTcaatgcctttccacattgcttgcactCATGAGGTTTCTCCTCAGAGTGGATTCTTTGATGTATAGCAAGACTGGAGCTGAAAccgaatgtctttccacattgattacattcataaggtttctccccagtgtggatccTCAAATGTGCAGCAAGACTGGAGCTGAAAccgaatgtctttccacactgcttgcatttatgtggtttctcaccagtgtggattctctgatgtgcagcaagacttGACCTGTGCATAAAAATCTTTTCACACTGATTACTTTCACTAGATTTTCCCTCAGTATGCATTTTTTGATGTTCAATATTAGATGAATTTGGAAGTGGAACATAAAATTCTCTGAAAGCAAAGTTATCAGGACCATCACTCATAAATCTTTGTAGGTCCATTTCTTCCACAGGAAGGCTCACTTCTGTTGGATTCTCCttcatttcaaatctgacctctccttctaaaagaaataaacattaaacATACATAGaggaacatatacatatatataatttcttgtcTCTTTTCCTCAACTGTCAGACCACAAACTGTTTATATCCTATTTCCTCTGGTAAGAAAAGTCTTCCAACTTAAATGGATACAATCCATCCTTTGAAAAGGCCATTACCtctgttataaggaaaagagcAAGAGCAGGAGCTGCTAGAAAGACTAAAGCAGGAAGGttcca encodes:
- the LOC123230495 gene encoding zinc finger protein 420-like encodes the protein MSPLKPDGGPACPPVIVKMSGLTEKRHWTQGGLLSSPVKEAETPPKNSPRGSESSSLAIHQRIHSEEKPHECKQCGKALSFISNLAVHQRIHTGEKPHKCKQCERAFSRSTNLAVHLRIHTGEKPYLCNQCGKTFHHSSILAKHQRTHIGEKPHKCKQCGKTFSESTHLAIHLRIHTGEKPYLCKQCGKSFNHSSTLANHQRIHTGEKPYTCKQCGKAFSRSTNLAVHLRIHTGEKPYLCKHCGKTFNHSSTLANHQRIHTGEKPYKCKHCGKEYIQSYSLATHQRIHTGEKPYKCKHCGKEFIQSYSLATHQRIHTGEKPYLCKHCGKTFNHCSTLAKHQRIHTGEKPYECRQCGKAFNHSSTLAQHQKIHTGEKPYECRLCGKAFTWSSHLVRHQKIHTGEKPYECKQCRKAFRNFPTLAIHQRIHTGEKPYLCKQCGKTFNYSHTLAIHQRIHTGDKPYLCKQCGKTFNHNSTLAQHERIHTGEKPYLCKQCGKTFNHSSTLAKHQRIHTGEKPYECRQCGKAFSQNSHLVRHQRIHTGEKPYECKQCGKAFRNFPNLAVHQRIHTREET